Sequence from the Deinococcus sedimenti genome:
GCGATCCACGCGGTGGCGAGCTGGTACGCGACGGTCGTCCACGCGAATCGGCGTCCGTGTTCCTGCGCCAGTGCACCGACGGTGGCGATGCAGGGCGTGTACAGCAGCACGAACACGAGGTAACTCAGGCCGCTGGCGGGCGTGAACGCGCGGGCCAGCGCGGCGGCCAGCGGGGTGTTCAGATCCTGGGTGGTGTCGGCGTTCAGGCTGGGCAGTGCGAGGACGGTGGGGATGGCGCTGACGCTGGCGACCACGGCGTCCCAGGTGGCCTGTCCGGCCTTCACGATGCCGTCCACGAGGCCCAGCGCGGTGGGGCGGGCGGCTTCCTCGCCCAGGTAGATCTGCCCGAGCGTTCCGACGACGACCTCCTTGGCGATGAAACCGGGGACGAGTGCGCCGGTGGCCTGCCACGTCCCGAAGCCCAGCGGCGCGAAGATCGGGGAGACGGCCTGACTGACCCGCCCGAACAGGCTGTCCTGAGGGGCGACCGTGGCGAAGCTGGCGCCGCTGACGGCGGGAATGGCGAGCAGCAGCCACACGCCCGCGACCGTGGCCAGGACGGTGGTGCGGGCGCGCCGGGCGAAGCTGGCGGTGCGGCGCCACGCGTGCTTCCACAGGACCTGCGCGGTGGGGAAGCGGTACGGGGGGAGTTCCAGCAGGACGCCGCTGCCCTCGGCGGGGTAGCTGGTGCGGCGCAGCACGAACGCGAACGCTAGGGCGACCAGCATGCCCAGGGTGTACATGGCCCACACGAGCAGGCTGGCCTGGCGGGGGAACAGCGCGGCGGCGAACACCACGTACACCGGCAGGCGCGCCGAGCAGCTCATGAACGGCAGGATCATGCTGACCAGCAGGCGGTCGCTGCGCCGTTCCAAGGTGCGGGTGGCGTACACGGCGGGCACGTTGCACCCGAAGCCGAGGATCAGGGGGATGAACGCGCGGCCGTCCAGGCCGACGCTGCGCATGGCGCGGTCCATCAGGAACGCCGCGCGGGCCATGTAGCCGCTGTCTTCCAGGAAGCTCATGGCGAGGTACAGGACGAGCAGGGTGGGCAGGAAGCTCAGGACGGTTCCCACACCGGGAATGATCGCGCCGGTCACGAGGTCGCGCGCCAGCGGGAACCAGCTCAGGGCGGCGCTGGCCCAGCCGGTCAGGGTGTCCTGCAGCGGCCCGCCGATCAGGTCCACGAACGGCGCGGCGACCGTGAAGGTCAGGCGGAACACCAGCAGCACCAGCGCCAGGAACAGCGGGATGCCCAGCCAGGGGTGCAGGGCCAGCGCGTCCAGGCGTTCGGTGACGGTGCGGCGGGCCTGGGCCTGCGGGGCGGCGGCGCGGGCGAGGTCCCCGGCCAGCGCGTAGCGGGCCTCGGCGATCTCGATGAGCGGGTCGAGGCCCTGGGCGTCCAGGTCGCGCAGTTGCGCGTCGGCGGCCTGCACGAGGGCCGCGTGGCCGGTAGCGTTCAGGCGGCCGCGCACGCTGGGGTCGCCCTCCAGCAGCGTCAGGGCTAGGTACCGGTGCGCGTGGGGCGGCAGGGTGTCCACGCCAGTCATGCGGGTGCTCAGGGCCTCCACGGCCCGTTCGATGGCCTCGGGGTAGCGCACGCCGATGCCCAGCGTGGCGTGCCCCAGGGCGCTGTCGAGCAGCCCGGCGGTGCCCTGGGCGCGGCTGGCGACGGTCTCCACGACCGGCACGCCCAGCAGGCGCGACAGCGCGCCAGAGTCCACCTGCACGCCCTTCTCGCGCGCCTCGTCGACGAGGTTCAGGGCGACAGCGACCGGCAGGCGGTAGTCCATCAGCTGCAGCGTCAGGTAGAGGTTGCGTTCCAGGTTCCCAGCGTCCAGGACGTTCAGGACTACGTCCGGAGCCTCGTCGAGCAGCGCGGTGCGCGTGACGAGTTCCTCCGGGGTGTGCGGGCTCAGGCTGTACGCGCCGGGCAGGTCGAGGAGGTACACGCGCCGTCCGCCGTGCGTCAGGTGCGCCTCGCGCTTCTCGACGGTCACGCCGCTCCAGTTGCCGACCTTCAGGTTGGTGCCCGCCAGGGCGTTGATCAGGGTGGTCTTACCGACGTTGGGGTTCCCGACGACCACCACGCGCGGTTCACGCGCGGCCTTCAGGCGGGCCAGGGTGTCGGCGCAGGCCAGCGCGTCGGGGATCAGCGTGGCGGGCCGGGTGGCAGCGGTCACGCGCGCACCCGGATCAGGCGCAGGTCGTCGGCGCGCAGGGCCAACAGGGTCGCGCCGATGCGCAGTTCCACCGGGTCGCCCATGGGCGCGCGGCGGATCACGGTGACGGGCGCGCCGCGCACGAAGCCCAGTTCCATCAGGCGGCGGCGCAGCGGGTGGGCGGGGTCGAGGGGCACGACGTGCGCGGTCTGCCCGGGGGTCAGGGAGTCGAGGGGCACATCCGGCATATACCCGAGTATACAGATGGGGATTAATGGGAAGTAAACGCAGAGAAGCCGGTCCCACAGCAACGGGGGACCGGCCGGACTCACAGCGGCTTGCAGGGCCACCCCAGGGCCGACCGCATACCCCAGGGGTACCTTCCACCGCTGCCGTTCTCAGATGCTCGCGCTGCGGCGCAGCTCTTCGAGTTCGCTCGATTCAGAGGATCTGAGGGACACCTTCACCCCCCTCTGAATGCGGTGGTCAGTGCAGACCGCTCAGCGTTCTTCCAGCGCCAGTTCCACCAGTCGGGTGACCAGGGCGCTGTAACTGAGGCCCGCCGCCTCGAACAGCTTGGGGTACATGCTGGTCGTCGTGAAGCCCGGCATGGTGTTCACCTCGTTCAGCAGCAGTTCGCCGGTCTCCTCGACGTAGAAGAAGTCCACGCGGGCCAGGCCGGCGCAGTCCAGCGCGCGGAAGGCCCGCAGCGCCAGGGCGCGGACCTGCTCGGCGACCTCGGCACTCAGCGGGGCGGGGATGTGCATGGTCGCGCGGCCCTCGGTGTACTTCGTCTCGTAGTCGTAGAAGTCCGCGTCGAAGCGCAGTTCCCCGACCGGACTGGCGATGGGCGCGTCGTTGCCCAGGATGCCGACCTCGACCTCGCGGGGTTTGTGGGCGGTCATGGCCTCCAGGATCACGCGGCGGTCCAGGCTGAACGCCAGGTTCAGCGCGCCGTCCAGGTCCTCGGGGCGGGCGACCTTGCTGATGCCCACGCTGGAGCCCAGGTTCGCGGGTTTCACGAACAGCGGGTAGCCCAGCGTGGCGGCGCGTTCACGCACGCTGTCGGGCTGCGCCTGCCACTCGCGGCGCGCGGCCAGTGCCCACGCGACCTGGGGGATACCGGCCGAGGCGAGCACCTGCTTGGTCATGACCTTGTCCATACTGACCGCCGAGCCCAGCACGCCGCTGCCCACGAAGGGAATTCCGGCCAGGGTCAGGAGGCCCTGCACGGTGCCGTCCTCGCCCATCGGGCCGTGCAGCAGGGGGAACACGGCGTCGTAACCCTCGGCACTGGCGGCGCGGTGCAGTACGAGGTCCCCGCCGGTCGCGGCCTCGCCGGATTCCAGGGCGCGCTGCGTTTCGGTGGGGGGCAGCCAGCGGCCCTGCTTGCTGATCACGACGGGCGTCACGTCGAACTGATCGCGGGGCAGGGCGCTGAGGACACTGCGGGCACTCATGAGGCTGACCTCGTGTTCACCGGACTGGCCGCCGGCCAGCAGGAGGATGCGCTTCTTCACGCGGCGCAGTATGCCACGCGCGGCACCCTACACACGATGCTCACGACCCTGTCCATGACACGCTTACTGCTGTTGCACCACGTCCCGGCAGACCGAACGTGCATAAATATAGACAGAAGGCACTTCTCAGCACAGCCACGCGATATTCCATATGCCCGGCCCTGGCAACCGGATGAACGTCACATCTCGGCCGACAAACCTGCGCTATGATGCCGCCGATCAACCCCTAGACAGCCCCTGCGAGCCGCCCAGACGGGTGCCCTCGCACAGACTGTCAAAGTACCAACCTGGAGGATCAATGAAAAAAGTTGCTGCTCTCGCCACCCTGCTGACCCTGACCAGCGCCCTCGCGGCCGCTCCCAAGGACACCCTGGTCTACCAGATGTCCTCCGACATCCCCACCATGGACCCCGGCGTCACGTACGACACCGCCTCCGGCGCCGTCGTTGAAAACATCTACGAAACTCTCCTGACCTACAGCGGCGCCAGCCTCACCAAGCTCGAGCCCCTGCTGGCCACCAAGTGGACCATCAGCAACGGCGGCAAGACCTACACCTTCGACCTGCGCAAAGGCGTGAAGTTCCACAGCGGCAACGCCATGACCTGCGCCGACGCCGAGTACACCTTCGAGCGCAACCTGGTCACCAACAGCGCCGAGTCCGGCAACTGGTTCCTGGCCGAAAGCCTCCTGGGCACCGGCGCCAACGCCGCCGACGACAAGACCATCACCTGGGCCCGCATCGACAAGGCCGTCGAGTGCAACAACGCCGGCCAGCTGGTCTTCACGCTGCCCAGCGTGGACCCCGCCTTCCTGGCCAAACTGGCCTTCCCCGGCCAGAGCGTCGTGGACCAGAAGCACGCCGCCGGTCTGGGCGAGTGGAACGGCAAGGAAGCCACCTGGAAGGACTGGGTCGGCAAGGACCTGACCAACAGCAAGCTGTCCCAGAACCCCAGCGGCACCGGCGCCTACAAGCTGGTCCGTAAGGACGCCAACACCGTCCTGGCCACCGCCTTCGACAGCTACTGGGGTAAGAAGCCCGCGCTGAAGAACGTGATCTTCCAGAAGGTCAGCGAAATCGCCGCCCGTCAGCAGGCCTTCCTGCGTGGCGACGCCGACATCATCGACGGCGGCGGCCGCGCCGTGGACACCGAGCAGGTCAAGGGCAAGCCCGGCGTGCTGTGGGTCGACAACCTCCCCAACACCAGCGCCACGGCGTTCTTCATGAACGAGAACATCAAGAACGCCGGCCTGCTGGGCAGCGGCAAGCTGGACGGCCGGGGCATCCCCGCGACCTTCTTCAAGGACGCCAACGTGCGCCGCGCCTTCAGCTATTCCTTCAACTACGACCAGTACATTCGGGACGTGCAGAAGGGCGCCGGTAAGCAGCGCACCATGCTGCTCCCCGAAAGCTTCCCCGGCTACGACGCCAAGGTCAGCACCTACACCTACGACAAGGCCAAGGCCGAGGCCTTCTTCAAGCGCGCCTACGGCGGCCAGCTGTGGAAGAACGGCTTTACCCTGACCACCAACTACCGCGCGGGCAGCGAGCCCTCGCAGAAGGCCATGGAAATCCTGAAGGCCAACGTCGAAGCGCTGAACCCCAAGTTCCGTGTCAACATCCAGGCCAAGCAGTGGAGCGAAATGCTGAAGGACTCCAAGGACGGCAAGGAAGCCATGACCATCATGGGCTGGGCTCCTGACTACGCCGACCCGGACAACTTCATGTACACCTTCTACAGCAGCAACGGGTACTACAATCCCCGCCTGAACTGGAAAGACAGCCAGATCGACAAGTGGCTCGACCAGGCCCGCGCCACGGTGAACACCGCCGAGCGCAACCGCCTGTACAGCCTCGTCGGCAAGAAGGCCTACGAGCAGGCCCCCTACATCCTGGTTCCCGCCGGCGTGGGCTACACCTTCGTCAGCGCCAACCTGGTGGGCGTCAGCGCCAGCAACTACAACCCCATGATCTCCTTCGCCAACACCGGCACGTTCTGGAAGGAACTCAGCAAGAAGTAACCCCATCTGCGCCACCGCGCGCCTGACAGGAGCAGCCCTAACGTGGGCTGCTCCTTGCTGCTATCCCCATCATCACAAGTCCACGCCAGCGCATAGACAGGTTCGCGCAGCCGGGACACGCGCCCACCGTCCTTTGCGTTACTCATACGTTTTGGACTAGTCTAGCGAGCGGACTACAGCTCAGGCGTCACCCAAAACCCAAGGTTCGTTCTCTCCCTTCCCTTCGTTCCTCCCGACCACCCACAGCGGTACCGGGAGCTTTCCCACCCCGAGGCTTTCATGCTCAACTTCATCGTGAAGCGACTCATCCAGATCCCTGTGGTGATGCTCGTTCTCTCCCTGATGATCGTCGGCCTGACTCAGCTGCTCACCCCGGAGCAGCGCGCCGCGCCGTACATCCGCAGCGAACAGCAGGCCGCCCGTCTGGAACAGATCATCGAACAGCGCGGCCTGCGCGACCCCTTCCCGGTCCAGTACAGCCGCTGGCTGGGCAGCACCGTCAAGGGCGACCTGGGCTACTCCAAGGCCAGCAATCAGGATGTCGTGACCACCATCAAGGAGCGCCTGCCGCGCACCATTGAACTGACGATCGTCACGGCCATCCCGATCCTGCTGCTGAGCATCTGGCTGGGCACGCTGAGCGCTCTGCACA
This genomic interval carries:
- the feoB gene encoding ferrous iron transport protein B, with translation MTAATRPATLIPDALACADTLARLKAAREPRVVVVGNPNVGKTTLINALAGTNLKVGNWSGVTVEKREAHLTHGGRRVYLLDLPGAYSLSPHTPEELVTRTALLDEAPDVVLNVLDAGNLERNLYLTLQLMDYRLPVAVALNLVDEAREKGVQVDSGALSRLLGVPVVETVASRAQGTAGLLDSALGHATLGIGVRYPEAIERAVEALSTRMTGVDTLPPHAHRYLALTLLEGDPSVRGRLNATGHAALVQAADAQLRDLDAQGLDPLIEIAEARYALAGDLARAAAPQAQARRTVTERLDALALHPWLGIPLFLALVLLVFRLTFTVAAPFVDLIGGPLQDTLTGWASAALSWFPLARDLVTGAIIPGVGTVLSFLPTLLVLYLAMSFLEDSGYMARAAFLMDRAMRSVGLDGRAFIPLILGFGCNVPAVYATRTLERRSDRLLVSMILPFMSCSARLPVYVVFAAALFPRQASLLVWAMYTLGMLVALAFAFVLRRTSYPAEGSGVLLELPPYRFPTAQVLWKHAWRRTASFARRARTTVLATVAGVWLLLAIPAVSGASFATVAPQDSLFGRVSQAVSPIFAPLGFGTWQATGALVPGFIAKEVVVGTLGQIYLGEEAARPTALGLVDGIVKAGQATWDAVVASVSAIPTVLALPSLNADTTQDLNTPLAAALARAFTPASGLSYLVFVLLYTPCIATVGALAQEHGRRFAWTTVAYQLATAWIAAFLVYLIARAVL
- a CDS encoding FeoA family protein, translating into MPDVPLDSLTPGQTAHVVPLDPAHPLRRRLMELGFVRGAPVTVIRRAPMGDPVELRIGATLLALRADDLRLIRVRA
- a CDS encoding D-alanine--D-alanine ligase family protein — protein: MKKRILLLAGGQSGEHEVSLMSARSVLSALPRDQFDVTPVVISKQGRWLPPTETQRALESGEAATGGDLVLHRAASAEGYDAVFPLLHGPMGEDGTVQGLLTLAGIPFVGSGVLGSAVSMDKVMTKQVLASAGIPQVAWALAARREWQAQPDSVRERAATLGYPLFVKPANLGSSVGISKVARPEDLDGALNLAFSLDRRVILEAMTAHKPREVEVGILGNDAPIASPVGELRFDADFYDYETKYTEGRATMHIPAPLSAEVAEQVRALALRAFRALDCAGLARVDFFYVEETGELLLNEVNTMPGFTTTSMYPKLFEAAGLSYSALVTRLVELALEER
- a CDS encoding ABC transporter substrate-binding protein; this encodes MKKVAALATLLTLTSALAAAPKDTLVYQMSSDIPTMDPGVTYDTASGAVVENIYETLLTYSGASLTKLEPLLATKWTISNGGKTYTFDLRKGVKFHSGNAMTCADAEYTFERNLVTNSAESGNWFLAESLLGTGANAADDKTITWARIDKAVECNNAGQLVFTLPSVDPAFLAKLAFPGQSVVDQKHAAGLGEWNGKEATWKDWVGKDLTNSKLSQNPSGTGAYKLVRKDANTVLATAFDSYWGKKPALKNVIFQKVSEIAARQQAFLRGDADIIDGGGRAVDTEQVKGKPGVLWVDNLPNTSATAFFMNENIKNAGLLGSGKLDGRGIPATFFKDANVRRAFSYSFNYDQYIRDVQKGAGKQRTMLLPESFPGYDAKVSTYTYDKAKAEAFFKRAYGGQLWKNGFTLTTNYRAGSEPSQKAMEILKANVEALNPKFRVNIQAKQWSEMLKDSKDGKEAMTIMGWAPDYADPDNFMYTFYSSNGYYNPRLNWKDSQIDKWLDQARATVNTAERNRLYSLVGKKAYEQAPYILVPAGVGYTFVSANLVGVSASNYNPMISFANTGTFWKELSKK